A genomic stretch from Antarcticibacterium flavum includes:
- a CDS encoding amidohydrolase family protein yields the protein MIKFFPLCLLTILLFLSCDKAEKNSYDLVISNVNIVDIRAGDILPNRVVAIQGDSIVRIMKTGEENDFVGRENLDAGNAYLMPGLWDMHVHFRGGDTLIEENKDMLPLFLAYGITTVRDAGGDITPAVLEWREKIKNGELVGPRIFTPGPKLDGTNPAWPGSIRVDNEAEIEAALDSLQAMGADYVKMYDGNLSREAFYQIIAAAERRGLKTTGHMPLSANFMEAIDHGLDGSEHMYYPLKAASPKADSLTQLNLGYAMIEEIIDTYDPALANKVFEKMSKNEVYVTPTLYIGKTLADILDVDHTKDTLLPYMGKGIQETYRGRVEGAKRARNSGSQMRQKMEEISEEMIVPMYKNGVRILAGSDCGPFNSYVYPGESLHGELRALSRAGLTTLQSLQTSVINGPEFFGLGEKYGSVEEGKVADLLLLEKNPLENLQNLQTIRAVVKAGRVHSREDLQEMLEDVKGKNQEIRDKKKSESRD from the coding sequence ATGATAAAATTTTTCCCCCTTTGCCTTTTAACCATTCTCCTTTTTCTCTCCTGCGATAAAGCTGAAAAAAATTCATACGACCTGGTCATATCAAATGTAAATATTGTAGATATAAGGGCTGGTGATATACTGCCCAACCGGGTAGTGGCAATACAGGGTGACAGTATAGTAAGGATAATGAAGACAGGAGAGGAAAATGATTTTGTAGGACGTGAGAACCTGGATGCCGGTAATGCCTATCTTATGCCTGGCCTGTGGGATATGCACGTTCATTTTAGGGGCGGGGATACCCTTATTGAAGAAAACAAAGATATGCTTCCATTATTCCTGGCATATGGGATTACTACAGTAAGGGATGCAGGGGGAGACATAACCCCTGCTGTGCTGGAATGGAGAGAGAAAATAAAAAATGGAGAGCTGGTAGGCCCCCGGATCTTTACTCCCGGCCCCAAACTCGATGGTACCAACCCGGCCTGGCCGGGATCTATTAGGGTGGATAATGAAGCAGAGATCGAAGCTGCTTTGGATTCCCTGCAGGCCATGGGAGCAGATTATGTGAAAATGTATGATGGCAATCTTTCCAGGGAGGCCTTTTATCAAATAATCGCTGCGGCAGAAAGGCGCGGACTTAAAACCACAGGACATATGCCTTTAAGTGCAAATTTTATGGAGGCGATAGACCATGGGCTCGATGGCTCTGAGCATATGTATTACCCATTAAAAGCCGCCTCTCCAAAAGCTGATAGTCTCACGCAGCTAAACCTGGGTTATGCGATGATCGAGGAGATCATTGATACCTACGATCCTGCGTTAGCCAATAAGGTGTTTGAAAAGATGAGCAAAAATGAAGTCTATGTGACCCCCACCCTTTATATCGGTAAAACGCTCGCAGATATTCTGGATGTTGATCACACCAAAGATACCCTCCTGCCGTATATGGGAAAAGGGATACAGGAAACTTACCGCGGCAGGGTGGAAGGTGCTAAACGGGCCAGGAACAGTGGTAGCCAGATGAGACAGAAAATGGAGGAGATAAGCGAGGAGATGATAGTACCTATGTATAAGAACGGAGTGCGAATCCTTGCAGGGTCAGATTGCGGACCGTTTAACTCTTACGTCTACCCGGGAGAATCGCTGCACGGGGAACTTCGTGCACTATCGCGGGCAGGCCTCACCACCCTTCAGTCCCTGCAAACCTCAGTTATTAACGGCCCTGAATTCTTCGGCCTTGGTGAAAAATATGGTAGCGTGGAAGAGGGGAAAGTGGCAGACCTCTTACTACTGGAAAAGAACCCGCTTGAAAATCTGCAGAATTTACAAACCATCAGGGCTGTAGTAAAGGCCGGCAGGGTTCATAGCCGGGAGGACCTGCAGGAAATGCTGGAGGATGTGAAGGGAAAGAATCAAGAGATAAGAGACAAGAAAAAAAGTGAGTCCAGAGACTAG
- a CDS encoding DUF4377 domain-containing protein: MIQNGIMGMVFLLFSCSLSGDALKVEDMMVNSYTVECVGEMEGNCLLVQEGDQIGTDDWSLFYYEDSISGFDYEPGYIYHLKVHKKKVKNPPADGSSITYRLVKIISKAKV; the protein is encoded by the coding sequence ATGATACAGAACGGAATTATGGGAATGGTGTTTTTACTTTTTAGCTGTAGTTTAAGTGGAGATGCCCTCAAGGTAGAAGACATGATGGTGAACAGCTACACCGTGGAATGTGTTGGTGAGATGGAAGGCAATTGCCTTCTTGTGCAGGAAGGTGACCAAATTGGGACAGATGACTGGAGCCTTTTTTATTACGAGGATAGTATCTCGGGCTTTGATTATGAGCCGGGATATATTTATCATCTAAAAGTGCATAAGAAAAAAGTGAAAAATCCGCCGGCTGATGGTTCCTCTATTACTTACAGATTGGTAAAGATAATTTCAAAAGCGAAAGTATAG
- a CDS encoding DinB family protein, protein MKIRTDLLLEELSEKTRTNLDAGREFLKKDLDILNNRPGEKKWSPLECLEHLNLYGDFYLPEIERAIATSKYQPEDVFKSGILGNYFAKMMMPQEKLRKIKTFKDKDPIGSDLSREAVNRFVKQQEQLLDLLCGASQVSLTRTKTGISISKLIRLRLGDTFRVVIYHNERHVIQAQKAMPDPQDQPVAY, encoded by the coding sequence ATGAAAATAAGAACAGATTTACTGCTGGAAGAACTTTCAGAAAAAACCAGAACAAACCTGGATGCAGGGCGGGAATTTTTGAAGAAAGATCTGGATATTCTAAATAACCGGCCGGGTGAGAAAAAGTGGAGCCCGTTGGAATGCCTGGAACACCTTAATCTCTACGGTGATTTTTACCTGCCGGAAATAGAGCGCGCAATAGCAACCTCCAAATATCAGCCAGAAGATGTTTTTAAGAGCGGGATCCTGGGGAATTATTTCGCCAAAATGATGATGCCGCAGGAGAAGCTTAGGAAAATTAAAACTTTTAAAGATAAAGATCCCATTGGCAGTGATCTTTCCAGGGAAGCTGTTAATAGATTCGTTAAGCAGCAGGAGCAGTTGCTGGACCTTTTATGCGGCGCTTCACAGGTGAGCCTTACCCGCACAAAGACTGGCATAAGCATAAGTAAACTTATAAGATTGCGGCTGGGAGATACTTTTCGGGTCGTAATATATCATAATGAAAGACACGTGATTCAGGCCCAAAAAGCTATGCCAGATCCACAGGATCAACCTGTAGCTTATTAA